A stretch of Ciconia boyciana chromosome 18, ASM3463844v1, whole genome shotgun sequence DNA encodes these proteins:
- the FAM163B gene encoding protein FAM163B, producing the protein MTAGTVVITGGILATVILLCIIAVLCYCRLQYYCCKKDESEEDEEEPDFAVHSHIPPLHCNRNVVLTNGPSLYASSPFGKKPAPSRPSCPSCTPYEPPTFFLQEPPEELHNGGDRVSYKTVSQEDLDLPVSVANLQALNPNRLSAMREAFSRSRSISTDV; encoded by the exons ATGACAGCCGGGACCGTGGTCATCACAGGTGGAATATTAGCGACTGTCATTTTGCTTTGTATCATCGCCGTCCTCTGCTACTGTAGGCTCCAG TACTACTGCTGCAAGAAGGATGAGTccgaggaggacgaggaggagcCCGACTTCGCCGTGCACTCCCACATCCCGCCGCTCCACTGCAACCGCAACGTAGTGCTGACCAACGGCCCGTCCCTCTACGCCTCGTCACCCTTCGGCAAGAAGCCGGCACCGAGCCggcccagctgccccagctgcacGCCGTACGAGCCCCCCACCTTCTTCCTGCAGGAGCCCCCCGAGGAGCTGCACAATGGGGGCGACCGGGTGAGCTACAAGACGGTGAGCCAGGAAGATCTCGACCTGCCCGTGAGCGTGGCCAACCTGCAGGCGCTCAACCCCAACCGGCTCTCGGCCATGCGGGAAGCTTTCTCCCGTAGCCGCAGCATAAGCACCGACGTCTGA
- the ADAMTSL2 gene encoding ADAMTS-like protein 2 isoform X7 has product MCITAEHINGNLYILPIGCDGVLFSTHTLDKCGVCQGDGSSCTHVTGSYRKGNSHLGYSLVTHIPAGARDIQIVERKKSADVLAVADEAGYYFFNGNYKVDSPKNFNIAGTVFKYRRPMDVYETGIEYIVAQGPTNQGLNIMVWNQNGKNPSITFEYTLLRKPHSKNLQPIYYTFSESDSEESREFDGDVPLGFIQHNATYFGKISRERIDLENQVFGRQDTEEDLNLSKGQETNEVYERAETIDCEPKLKGKQPQDSNVTRSTYQTDHDDRDFDPRFTSREFLSENAIMDKLLDKSLDSKELVLNMTMNSIFAQGDPINSVGSHIDSLYVDYEDTDGIVTYTINSTYMELSNGKAINTSAETPFSNATVTMTSPQGNRTHKARNRLKLLRKGQGVSAADMYRWKLSSHEPCSSTCTTGVMSTYAMCVRYDGIEVDDTYCDAMTRPEPVHEFCAGRECQPRWETSSWSECSRTCGEGYQFRIVRCWKMISPGFDSSVYSDLCESADITRPDERKVCKNPACGPQWEMSEWSECSARCGERSVVTRDIRCSEDEKLCDASARPLAEKNCTGPPCDRQWTVSDWGPCSGGCGQGRMIRHVYCKTSDGRVVPESQCNLETKPLAIHPCGDKNCPSHWLAQDWERCNTTCGRGVKKRIVLCLEIVNGKIKTRNPADCDVTKKPVEETTCFERPCFKWYTTPWSECTKTCGIGVRMRDVKCYQGKDIVRGCDPLVKPVGKQTCDLQPCPTEPPDDSCQDQAGTNCALAIKVNLCSHWYYSKACCRSCRVPHS; this is encoded by the exons GCTATTCTCTGGTAACGCACATTCCTGCTGGAGCAAGGGATATCCAGATAGTAGAACGGAAAAAATCTGCAGATGTTTTGG CTGTGGCTGATGAAGCTGGGTACTATTTCTTCAATGGGAACTACAAAGTTGACAGTCCAAAGAACTTCAACATTGCAGGCACGGTGTTCAAGTACCGCAGGCCCATGGATGTTTATGAGACCGGCATAGAGTATATTGTTGCACAAGGACCGACAAATCAAGGGCTGAATATAATG GTCTGGAATCAAAATGGCAAGAATCCATCCATCACATTTGAATACACCCTCTTGAGGAAGCCACACTCAAAAAATCTGCAGCCCATCTACTACACCTTCTCTGAGTCAGATagtgaagaaagcagagagtTTGATGGAGATGTGCCATTGGGTTTTATCCAGCACAATGCAACCTATTTTGGGAAAATCTCCAGGGAAAGGATAGACTTGGAGAACCAGGTGTTTGGAAGGCAGGACACGGAGGAAGATTTAAACTTGAGCAAAGGTCAGGAAACCAATGAGGTCtatgaaagagcagaaacaatTGACTGTGAGCCAAAACTGAAGGGCAAACAACCCCAAG ATTCAAACGTAACCAGGTCTACTTACCAGACAGACCATGATGACAGAGACTTCGACCCCAGGTTCACCTCCAGGGAATTCCTTTCGGAGAATGCCATCATGGACAAGCTGCTGGACAAGTCCTTGGACTCCAAGGAGTTGGTGCTCAACATGACTATGAACAGCATCTTTGCCCAGGGAGACCCAATCAACTCTGTGGGGTCACACATTGACAGCCTCTATGTTGACTACGAGGACACTGATGGCATTGTGACCTACACCATTAATAGCACCTACATGGAGCTGAGCAATGGCAAAGCCATCAACACGTCTGCAGAGACACCGTTTTCAAATGCCACTGTCACCATGACCAGCCCTCAAGGGAACAGGACCCACAAAGCAAG AAACAGATTGAAGTTGTTAAGAAAGGGCCAAGGTGTGAGTGCTGCTGACATGTACAGGTGGAAGCTTTCCTCCCATGAACCCTGCAGCTCTACATGTACCACAG GAGTGATGTCCACATATGCTATGTGTGTTCGCTATGATGGGATCGAAGTGGATGATACGTACTGTGATGCCATGACCCGTCCCGAGCCCGTCCATGAGTTCTGTGCTGGGAGAGAGTGCCAGCCAAG GTGGGAGACGAGCAGCTGGAGCGAGTGCTCCCGTACCTGCGGGGAGGGCTACCAGTTCCGCATCGTCCGCTGCTGGAAGATGATCTCTCCGGGGTTCGACAGCTCCGTTTACAGTGACCTCTGCGAGTCTGCTGACATCACCCGGCCGGACGAGCGCAAGGTCTGCAAGAACCCAGCCTGCGGGCCCCAGTGGGAGATGTCGGAGTGGTCCGAG TGCTCAGCCCGGTGCGGAGAGCGGAGCGTGGTGACACGGGACATCCGCTGCTCAGAGGACGAGAAGCTGTGCGATGCCAGCGCCCGGCCCCTGGCCGAGAAGAACTGCACCGGACCACCCTGCGACCGGCAGTGGACCGTCTCCGACTGGGGACCG TGCAGCggcggctgcgggcagggcaggatgaTCCGGCACGTGTACTGCAAAACCAGCGACGGGCGGGTGGTGCCGGAGTCGCAGTGCAACCTGGAGACGAAGCCGCTGGCCATCCATCCCTGCGGGGACAAGAACTGCCCCTCGCACTGGCTGGCGCAGGACTGGGAGCGG TGCAACACCACGTGCGGCCGGGGCGTGAAGAAGAGGATCGTGCTCTGCCTGGAGATCGTCAATGGCAAGATCAAGACTCGCAACCCCGCCGACTGCGACGTCACCAAAAAGCCCGTGGAGGAGACGACGTGCTTTGAGCGGCCGTGCTTCAAATGGTACACGACCCCCTGGTCGGAG TGCACGAAAACCTGCGGCATCGGCGTGAGGATGCGGGACGTGAAGTGCTACCAAGGGAAGGACATCGTCCGGGGCTGCGACCCACTGGTGAAGCCAGTGGGCAAACAGACCTGCgacctgcagccctgccccacggagCCCCCAG ACGACAGCTGCCAGGACCAAGCAGGAACCAACTGCGCTTTGGCCATCAAAGTCAACCTGTGCAGCCACTGGTACTACAGCAAAGCCTGCTGCCGCTCCTGCCGCGTGCCCCACTCCTAG
- the ADAMTSL2 gene encoding ADAMTS-like protein 2 isoform X6 has product MEHPANTLISEGFACLENPIGCDGVLFSTHTLDKCGVCQGDGSSCTHVTGSYRKGNSHLGYSLVTHIPAGARDIQIVERKKSADVLAVADEAGYYFFNGNYKVDSPKNFNIAGTVFKYRRPMDVYETGIEYIVAQGPTNQGLNIMVWNQNGKNPSITFEYTLLRKPHSKNLQPIYYTFSESDSEESREFDGDVPLGFIQHNATYFGKISRERIDLENQVFGRQDTEEDLNLSKGQETNEVYERAETIDCEPKLKGKQPQDSNVTRSTYQTDHDDRDFDPRFTSREFLSENAIMDKLLDKSLDSKELVLNMTMNSIFAQGDPINSVGSHIDSLYVDYEDTDGIVTYTINSTYMELSNGKAINTSAETPFSNATVTMTSPQGNRTHKARNRLKLLRKGQGVSAADMYRWKLSSHEPCSSTCTTGVMSTYAMCVRYDGIEVDDTYCDAMTRPEPVHEFCAGRECQPRWETSSWSECSRTCGEGYQFRIVRCWKMISPGFDSSVYSDLCESADITRPDERKVCKNPACGPQWEMSEWSECSARCGERSVVTRDIRCSEDEKLCDASARPLAEKNCTGPPCDRQWTVSDWGPCSGGCGQGRMIRHVYCKTSDGRVVPESQCNLETKPLAIHPCGDKNCPSHWLAQDWERCNTTCGRGVKKRIVLCLEIVNGKIKTRNPADCDVTKKPVEETTCFERPCFKWYTTPWSECTKTCGIGVRMRDVKCYQGKDIVRGCDPLVKPVGKQTCDLQPCPTEPPDDSCQDQAGTNCALAIKVNLCSHWYYSKACCRSCRVPHS; this is encoded by the exons GCTATTCTCTGGTAACGCACATTCCTGCTGGAGCAAGGGATATCCAGATAGTAGAACGGAAAAAATCTGCAGATGTTTTGG CTGTGGCTGATGAAGCTGGGTACTATTTCTTCAATGGGAACTACAAAGTTGACAGTCCAAAGAACTTCAACATTGCAGGCACGGTGTTCAAGTACCGCAGGCCCATGGATGTTTATGAGACCGGCATAGAGTATATTGTTGCACAAGGACCGACAAATCAAGGGCTGAATATAATG GTCTGGAATCAAAATGGCAAGAATCCATCCATCACATTTGAATACACCCTCTTGAGGAAGCCACACTCAAAAAATCTGCAGCCCATCTACTACACCTTCTCTGAGTCAGATagtgaagaaagcagagagtTTGATGGAGATGTGCCATTGGGTTTTATCCAGCACAATGCAACCTATTTTGGGAAAATCTCCAGGGAAAGGATAGACTTGGAGAACCAGGTGTTTGGAAGGCAGGACACGGAGGAAGATTTAAACTTGAGCAAAGGTCAGGAAACCAATGAGGTCtatgaaagagcagaaacaatTGACTGTGAGCCAAAACTGAAGGGCAAACAACCCCAAG ATTCAAACGTAACCAGGTCTACTTACCAGACAGACCATGATGACAGAGACTTCGACCCCAGGTTCACCTCCAGGGAATTCCTTTCGGAGAATGCCATCATGGACAAGCTGCTGGACAAGTCCTTGGACTCCAAGGAGTTGGTGCTCAACATGACTATGAACAGCATCTTTGCCCAGGGAGACCCAATCAACTCTGTGGGGTCACACATTGACAGCCTCTATGTTGACTACGAGGACACTGATGGCATTGTGACCTACACCATTAATAGCACCTACATGGAGCTGAGCAATGGCAAAGCCATCAACACGTCTGCAGAGACACCGTTTTCAAATGCCACTGTCACCATGACCAGCCCTCAAGGGAACAGGACCCACAAAGCAAG AAACAGATTGAAGTTGTTAAGAAAGGGCCAAGGTGTGAGTGCTGCTGACATGTACAGGTGGAAGCTTTCCTCCCATGAACCCTGCAGCTCTACATGTACCACAG GAGTGATGTCCACATATGCTATGTGTGTTCGCTATGATGGGATCGAAGTGGATGATACGTACTGTGATGCCATGACCCGTCCCGAGCCCGTCCATGAGTTCTGTGCTGGGAGAGAGTGCCAGCCAAG GTGGGAGACGAGCAGCTGGAGCGAGTGCTCCCGTACCTGCGGGGAGGGCTACCAGTTCCGCATCGTCCGCTGCTGGAAGATGATCTCTCCGGGGTTCGACAGCTCCGTTTACAGTGACCTCTGCGAGTCTGCTGACATCACCCGGCCGGACGAGCGCAAGGTCTGCAAGAACCCAGCCTGCGGGCCCCAGTGGGAGATGTCGGAGTGGTCCGAG TGCTCAGCCCGGTGCGGAGAGCGGAGCGTGGTGACACGGGACATCCGCTGCTCAGAGGACGAGAAGCTGTGCGATGCCAGCGCCCGGCCCCTGGCCGAGAAGAACTGCACCGGACCACCCTGCGACCGGCAGTGGACCGTCTCCGACTGGGGACCG TGCAGCggcggctgcgggcagggcaggatgaTCCGGCACGTGTACTGCAAAACCAGCGACGGGCGGGTGGTGCCGGAGTCGCAGTGCAACCTGGAGACGAAGCCGCTGGCCATCCATCCCTGCGGGGACAAGAACTGCCCCTCGCACTGGCTGGCGCAGGACTGGGAGCGG TGCAACACCACGTGCGGCCGGGGCGTGAAGAAGAGGATCGTGCTCTGCCTGGAGATCGTCAATGGCAAGATCAAGACTCGCAACCCCGCCGACTGCGACGTCACCAAAAAGCCCGTGGAGGAGACGACGTGCTTTGAGCGGCCGTGCTTCAAATGGTACACGACCCCCTGGTCGGAG TGCACGAAAACCTGCGGCATCGGCGTGAGGATGCGGGACGTGAAGTGCTACCAAGGGAAGGACATCGTCCGGGGCTGCGACCCACTGGTGAAGCCAGTGGGCAAACAGACCTGCgacctgcagccctgccccacggagCCCCCAG ACGACAGCTGCCAGGACCAAGCAGGAACCAACTGCGCTTTGGCCATCAAAGTCAACCTGTGCAGCCACTGGTACTACAGCAAAGCCTGCTGCCGCTCCTGCCGCGTGCCCCACTCCTAG